The nucleotide sequence GGGCACTCCCATCTGGAGTAAACacaaccttgcgggttaaaacaactttgtctgctaacccagcagactccctcaaggtagcggcatccctTTCATCTAGGACTTCTCTGACGtcatcgggaacacacttaacttgttcaactgaaaacagctctgtcaagccagacagatcatccctgGACCTTCTACCTGCCCCATCTGTTTCttatctttactctgtgcctccttaacctccttcctcactccaaaatgtccCCCTAGGTGTATCTTATGGGCAAAGGTCAAAATTTTGTTCCTTGACAACACTAAATCTGCTTCGTCTACCTTACTTTCCTTAACTCCACTATCCTCCGTTTTACTTTCCTTAACTCCAcatcctctaacccctcttggtacagggttggTAAAAATGTCTCTgctaaatcaacactggactcatttaaactggctcctttctcagccgcctttctagacatACTGCGAGTGACTGTGCATGCGGGATAAGCCTTAGAATCTAGGGGCAGAtcctcagcacttacaggcttgcttgttaatttcactgctgaatacacgtcaccacctgccagATCGTTACCAAGTAGAAAGTCCACGCCATCCATCGGTAGTTTTCactgcacccctatttcgactggtccagataccaggtcacatttcagaaatatcctgtgcaaaggtacagcctcagtcccttttccgatacctctTAACACAACCTCCCCAGTCTCGGTGTCAGGACCAAAATCTAACACCTTCTTTAGAATCAATGACTGACCAGCCCCAGTACCTCTCCAGAtctgcactggaactggggtttcaccctccttcacagacaccaTCCCTTCCAAGATAAACTTCTCACACCCCTCTTGCGCTGTATCTAACTTCCTCATCGATCTATTGACCGGCTCAATGCAACCTGTAgggattgctgttttcccttttcctgtctccttcttcggagcaaagcacttagatgctatatgaccagctttcccatAATTGTAACACGTAAAGCTAGGagccttcctgccagcctgcttttcctcctccttaccttttccactagctcccggcttattctctaccttagccggtGGGCCTTCTCTACCATCCCTATTGCCTGTCTGGTAGCTCTTATTTCAGGAAAACGttgtcttgtgggttaaggcatacttgtctgctaacttggcagtcgcagacaaaatcactgtctccttctcatccaagtacatCTTCATACTTTCAGGGatacaacctttgaactgctcAATCAGCATTAACTGTAACAatttatcataatctccaacgACCCTTTTTGAGGCAcaccaacgctcacaatacatttgcatctcacgggaaaactctaaatacgtgtggttccacgCTTTCTCAAGTTCcagaacttctgccggtatgcctctggcaccaactcgtaactcctcagtatagccctttttacttcctcctaatccttagactcatccatagacaatgccgaatacacttgctgagccttccccctcAGTACGCTCTGTAACAAAACAGCACATTTCCCCTTAGGCCAGTTCtaattcacagccactttctcaaaatggaggaacttatcgacatccatctcctctaatggaggtaccaactggatctcctgaccaatcttgaacccctcatttgggtctGCTGTCTGGTCTCTTCCCTGCGATGCCTTTAACATCTCCATTttcagctcatgctgcctctctttctccctttcctccctctgcttatcagcttcttctctcttcctttaTCTGGAActcatgctcccttttctccTTCTCCGCAGCCAACCTTAATCTTTCTATCTGTAACTGAAACTCACGCTCGACTGGTTTCCTCacagggaacaggtccaatgcCCCCGACGGAAACACATCTTGGGATACATAATACTCAGCTATTGCTGTCTGCATTTCTAACTCTCTCATCACTGGTTTCACTGCCGAGAGATTCAATCGTCtcgcaacactcaccaattccaactttctggcatcctctaatgcccccgTTGTTGGTTCTTTTAAACATTTGTCAATTTCCTTCTCTGCTGGTTTCCGGTCTGGTTGTCcgcacaaccagatcagataagggacttttattctaattcactggccccccaatgTGGTAATCAAATCCCAAGACGAGGCTCCaacttgttacgtaccccgtaactgggtgtcagaccagcagagagagaagaatctgttggagtctggtggtactagacttttcaaaagtgtttattagtaaaataagcaaaacaataccaataatgcaaatatacatataacacaggttagcaataataaaactaaaagtgtgggaataataattagcaataataaacaagctctatcgatgtctaggggtaaatgaattgtcatagaaaagtataaagttcagtttagTTTATGCGTGCTGAGGTAGGTATAGTTGTTGTgtggtaatcgttggagagagagagagtgagagattgagcagctgcagtCAGCAAACCTTCCTGTTGCCTTTTGATTCCGTTGCACCATTGTGGTCATTCGGCTattgacccctccgtccttcagctagaccgttcttctgtggtggtctcgtcactctggcatgagtggacacacacacaagtaccCACCAGCCCTGCTGTTACCCTGGGAGttttattgaccgatctcctgctTCGGTCTCCAAAACCCCCACCTTCCTTGTGGGTTCACAGCCCTCAGTcaatgtccactggtgtgtctgaagggtgtctctccagacctgtcttttatccctactaacggggtctcagctatccatcaactctgaatgatggTGTcaatcaaatcaggccactcctgcagtctcctgagaaatgttaacgagcaaagtaaagtccttgtagtgaaagtaaataatccaggaagagtcaaaatacaataaatcaacagtctctctctctcccatcttatctgtagcaaatggtCGTGCCTGTGTTTCGTCTCTCTCTcccatgagcagcatagcaacagtaatagtacACTCGTAacacctgtgtgtattgtggtgatgcaaaagttgctggagaatttacaagtgggaagaagaggagttatatttggaaatttgacttcttaaagcatcatttagcaagaaaaTCACATATAGGTTGTGTGCAAAAGTGCTGGTGGGAAAATCCTCCATTTCCGGCTctaggcctgctacataggttgtgtgagagtgtaGATGAACTTGATCAAAcgcagaggagatcaaagttcttattgactgATTTGCTCACTGTTGAAATGAATACCTTTCTAAATAAAATTCAGTtcacacatgttgttgtcactgggtaaaaactGCACAGCACGAGATTTTTGCACTggctggtcattacaaattagagtggACATTGGTGGGAATGCAGGCAGACTTTCAGTGCCCCTGATACTGTCACATACCTGACTCCATATAACCCTGCACATTAGGGatttggagctggaaatggatgaactcgggatcattcaggAGTCAGAGGGAAGGATGGATATgtcatgaagagaggtgagttacacccacgGTACAGGACAGAGGAagctgggtgagagtcaggaaggggaatgaggtaaAATAGCCACCACCGAGTACACTTGTGGCCATCCACTGCATCAAGAGTTAGACCACATTTGACACTGTTGGGGGGGATTACCTAGCAGAGGAATGTCAAAGggctgataggggatttgttagttcgGGAATGAATACCAGCAGAGGTCTAATATCCTCCTGGTAAAGCTTGCTTGTGCTAGTGTGCCAAGGTGtgtggttaaactaaagttgcaggagAGATTGGAGTCAGAATGCCAGAAcggatagtggagagggtgaattgaattgacttatatccttcatatacatgaggagtggaGATCTTTACATtacttctccatctaaatgtgcaatgtgtaacatagtaatttataataaatagtttttACATAGGacggtcaatataacatagaaatacaattgtatcagcaagaattaatcagtctgttggcctggtggaaggatctgtcccagagtctgttgatcctggcttttatgctgtggtaccgtctCCTGGATGATAGCGGCTGGAAAAGTTTGTTGTTGTGGTGAATTGAGTCCCCAATATCATACGGGcatttttacgcacctgtctttgtaaatgtcctgaatagcggacatctacagatgtgctgggctgtccgagCCACTCTCTGctgagtcctgcgattgagggaaatacaCTTCCCATGACAGGCAGTGATGtacccagtcaggatgctctcagttgtgttcctgtagaaagttcttaggatttggggccccatcccaaacttcttcaaccatctgaggtgaaagaggttctACTCTGctcttttcaccacacagccagtaagTACAGACCATGTGAGTCCACaatgatgtgtatgccgaggaacttaaagctgtttatcttctcaactccagatccattgatgttaataggggttagcctgtctctattccttctgtaatccacaatcagctcctttgtttctgtgACATTGCGGAAGTGGTTGTTTTCTTCACACCaatcagatgttgttcagacttcagacaaagtcagcaaacAAAAGGTTGTGCATGGTGCGGCGAATGTGCTGACCTGCATATATCTAATGCAAGAAGCACCGTaggaaagtcagatgagctcactGCATTGAATTATGACATTGTTACCATTACTGGGAGTTGGTTGCACCCATCAGTCTGAGGGATTGAGAGGAACAAATTtacagagagatcacagactatgCCGAGAAACAAAGATTGATATaggaagtgattttaactttacttacattgactgggacttccatactgtaaaagtACAAGATGGGGTAGAGTTTTTCAAATGTGCTCTCAATCAGTAGAATTCCCAAAGTAGAAGTGTGCAGCAAGCTactaggaaatgatccagggctggtgacagaaattagagATACAAGGTACCCTTCCATTCCAGATACCAGCCCTGTGCCCAGTtcgaagatgatttctctctgcAACTTAGGTTGactctcactgtaacagtgtgatgtcagatcacaccttggtgatcaaagtgatctcatctgaaatattgtccttcacccattgatggatgttgtaaatctttttacaggttaaaaacgacAAGGGATTTCTCTTCAGGAATCAcggacacaacacaccagtttttctgtctgtccagatatttaagaattggagcaagggattcactcaatcattcttcctactcagactgtggggagggattcacttgatcATCTGATCGACCAGCACACCCATCATTTTACTCATGGgggaggccattcacctgcccagactattggaatggattcactccatcatctcaactgaaggtacatcagcaagttcacacttggcaaggccattcacctgttctcagagtgagaagggattcagtcagtcttcctAACTGTAGatgcaccagtcagttcacactgggcagaggctggtcatctgctgaatttgtggggaatgaatcactcggtcatctgacctaatggcacaccagcgagttcacactggggagcggctgttcacctgctcagactgtgggaagggattcatttgctcatccaaactgaagctacatcagcgagttcacaccagggagaggccattcacctgctcagactgtgggaagagattcactaagtcatcccacctacagagacaccagcaagttcacactagggagaggctgttcacctgccctgtctgtgagaagagattcaccaactcatcccacctactgagtcaccagcgagttcacactggggagaagccgttcacctgctcagactgcgggaagggattcactttctcatctaaactgaaagtacatcagagagttcacaccggagagaggtcattcacctgctcagactgtggaaagggattcacacgGCTattccacctacagagacaccagcgagttcacactggagagaggccattcacctgctcagactgcgggaaaggattcactgagtcacctgtcctactggcacaccagcgaattcacactggagagaggccgttcacctgctcagactgtgggaagggattcactaagtcatccgacctacagagacaccagcgagttcacaccggggagaaaccgtttacctgctcagactgtgggaagacattcagtCGGTCATCTGATCTACGGGTACAtaaccgagttcacactggggagaagccattcacttgtTCAGAAtgcgggaagcgattcactcggtcatccgacctactgaTACAcaagcgaattcacactggggagaggccattcacctgctcagactgcgggaagggattcaataagtcatccgacctactgagtcaccagcgagttcacactggggagaggccattcacctgctcagactgcgggaaaggattcacttggtCCTCAGAACTActggtacatcagagagttcacactggggagaggccattcagctgtttagtctgtgggaagggatttacttgctcatctaagctgaaggtacatcagcgagttcacaccggagaaaggccgttcagctgctcagactgcggaaagggattcacttgctcatcacaactgaaggtacatcagcgagttcacactggagagaggccgttcacctgcttggaatgcggaaagggattcacacagttattccccctacagagacaccagcgaattcacactggagagaggccattcacctgctcagtctgtgggaagggattcactgagtcacccgacctactggcacaccagcgaattcacactggagagaggcctttCCTGtgcccagactgtgggaagagattcactcagtcatcccacctacagagacaccagcgagttcacactggggagaagacgttcacctgctcagactgtgggaagggattcactcagtcatctgacctacagagacaccagcgatttcacactggggagaagccgttcacctgctcagactgtgggaagggattcactcagttatctgaCCTACGGGTACataagcgagttcacactggggagaggccattctcctgctcagtctgtgagaagagattcactaagTCACacgacctactggcacaccagcgaattcatactggagagaggccCTTCctgtgctcagactgtgggaagagattcactcggtcatcccacctacagagacaccaacaaattcacactgaggagaagccgttcacctgctcatactgtgggaagggattcactcagtcatcaaaACTGCTGGTACATaaatcagttcacactggggagaagccattcacctgctcggactgtgggaagggattcacttgctcatttaacctgaaggtacatcagagagttcacactggggagaagccgtacatctgctcggactgcgggaagggattcacttggtcatctcagctgaaggtacatcagcaagttcacactgggcagaggccatttacctgctcagacattGGGAAGATTTtctctcagccatctccatcaaatGTGCATccttgagttcacactggggagagactgttcacctgctgtgaatgtgggaagggattcactcagttatagacaatagacaatagacaataggtgcagaagtagaccatttggcccttcgagcctgcaccgctgttttgagatcatggctgatcaattcctatcaatacccggttcctgccttgtccccatatcccttgattcccctatccataagatacctatctagctccttcttgaaagcatccagggaactggcctccactaccttccgaggcagtgcattccagacccccacaactctctgggagaagacgtttttccttaactctgtcctaaacgacctaccccttattctcaaaccatgccctctggtactggactctcccagcatctggaacatatttcttgcctcttatcttgtccaatcccttaataatcttatatgtttcaatcagaccccctgtcaatctccttaattccagcgtgtacaagcccagtctctctaacctctctgcataagacagtccagacatcccaggaattaacctcgtgatctacgctgcacttcctctacagccaggatgtccttccttaaccctggagaccaaaactgtacacaatactccaggtgtggactcaccagggctctgtacaaatgcaagaggatttccttgctcttgtactcaattccctttgtaataaaggccaacattccattagccttcttcactgcctgctgcacttgctcattcaccttcagtgactgatgaacaaggactcctagatctctttgtatttctcccttacccaactctacaccattcagataataatctgcattcctgttcttactcccaaagtggagaacctcacacttattcacattaaacgccatctgccaagtatctgcccactcacccagcctatccaagtcaccctgaattctcctaacatcctcatcacatgtcacactgccacccagctcagtatcatcagcaaatttgctgatgttattttctatgccttcatccaaatcgttaacataaatggtaaacagctgtggtcccaataccgagccctgtggcaccccactagtcaccacctgccattccgagaaacacccattcaccgctaccctttgctttctatctgccaaccagttttctatccatgtcaatgccttcccccggatgccctgagctttgattttacccaccaatcttctatgtgggaccttatcaaatgccttctgaaaatcgaggtacactacatccactggatctcccccgtctaacttcctggttacatcctaaAAAACTCCAACaggttagtcaagcatgatttacccttggtaaatccacgctggcttggcccaatcctatcactgctatctagatatgacactatttcatccttaataatggactctagcatctttcccacaacCGATGTCAAGCTGactggtcgatagttctctgttttctccccccctcctttcttaaaaagtgggataacattagccattctccaatcctcaggaactgatcctgaatctaaggaacattgggaaatgattaccaatgcatctgcaatttccagggccacctcctttagtaccctagggtgcagaccatctggacctggggatttgtcagccttcagtcccatcagtcttctcatcaccgtttccttccgaatgtcaatctgtttcatttcctctgttaccctatgtccttggcccatccatacatctgggagattgcttgtgtcttctttagtgaaaatagatctaaagtactcattaaattcttctgccatttctctgtttcccataacaatttcacccaattcattcttcaagggcccatccttgttcttaactatcttctttctcttcacatacctaaaaaatgcttttgctatcttcctttatattcctggctagcttgcgttcgtacctcattttttctccccgtattgtctttttagttaagttctgttgttccttaaaaacttcccaatcatcagTTATCTAACCTTGAGACACACTAAcgggttcacactgggaagaaagtttcaataagctgcatgctggatatttgtccatcaccgttgctgaatgcaatttcgacaGTGACTattggtgctgaactctgcaattattgctgcttcTCACCACAACCAgctctgcaccctggtcactgggcacggGAGGAGTTTTTTTCTGCTGTATATTCACCTTTTTTGGGATTGgggtttaatattctggatcgaagacaaataaatcagttctatttttaaCTCTGGCTCCAGTACTTAGTGAAGTTATAacagtgtacagtagagagtcaactcaggctggCTGGACTCTGCCAGTGATTCAGTTCCATAACAGTCCTTTTCAATCCTCCCCTGTTGaccatctcccactctccctctggTGATGGATTACAAACAGTCACCAcactgtgggtgaagaggttccCCTTGAATTTGCTGCAATCTGAAGAAGTCAatttgactgcagttctgtctgtgATGTTCTTTGCCCATCAAAGCTCTGGGCTGGGGAAGAATGACATTGATAGTTAACCTACTTATTCATGGCTTCTTTCCACATTATGGCTCATTTCCCTTTTTCTAAAGGGttaacagagaaacatagaaaacctacagcgcaatacagggcccttggcccacaaagttgtgccaaacatgcccctaccttagaaataagTGGGGATacacagagccctctattttcctaagctccatgtactgatccaagaaTCTATTAAAATACACTATTGTATACACCTccgccactgttgctggcagcccattccacacattctccactctctaagtaaaagaaaaaatagccctgacatctcctctgcacctactcccaagcaacttaaaccataaaaccataaaacaattacagcacggaaacagcccatctcagcccttctagtctcacatagtcccaccgaccagcactcagcccataaccttccattcctttcctgtccatatacctatctatttttaaaaaatgaaaatattcaacctgcctctaccacttctactggaagcttgttccacacagctacctctctctgagtaaagatgttCCCTCTCGTTATACCCCTAAACATTTTCCTCCTAACTCTCAACACATTtcctcttgtttaaatctcccctactctcaatggaaaaagcctatccacgtcaactccatctatccccctcataattttaaatacctctatcaagacctccctcatccttctacgctccaaagaataaagaactaacttgttcaacctttctctgtaacttaggtgctgaaacccaggtaacattctcgtaaatcttctctgtactctgtctattttgttgatatctttcctaaaaTTCGCTGACAATTCTGTACACAAATACTGCATGAAAACTGTGAGAATAGAATATAGCTTCAAATGAGGAGTATGACGGTGGGGAATGGATGTAGAAGGCGGAGCTGAGGAGAACCACAGAGTGAATACAAGGGACAGAAATGAACTGACGTGAAGACAGGATACAAAagaaaggacacagagagaatttTCCCCAGGTAAAGGGTTAGGAATCGGGATGATTTGGAACTGTGACGGGAAGAATACCCTTCAGCAAATGTAGTGTATGTTTGCaacatttcaatagacaatagacaataaccatataaccatataacaatcacagcacggaaacaggccatttcggccctcctagtccgtgccgaactcttaatctcacctagtccctcctacccgcactcagcccataaccctccactcatttcctgtccatatacctatccaattttaccttaaatgacacagaCCTTAAATAGGTGTCTC is from Hemitrygon akajei unplaced genomic scaffold, sHemAka1.3 Scf000049, whole genome shotgun sequence and encodes:
- the LOC140721039 gene encoding uncharacterized protein, whose translation is MAHQRVHTGERLFTCSDCGKGFICSSKLKLHQRVHTRERPFTCSDCGKRFTKSSHLQRHQQVHTRERLFTCPVCEKRFTNSSHLLSHQRVHTGEKPFTCSDCGKGFTFSSKLKVHQRVHTGERSFTCSDCGKGFTRLFHLQRHQRVHTGERPFTCSDCGKGFTESPVLLAHQRIHTGERPFTCSDCGKGFTKSSDLQRHQRVHTGEKPFTCSDCGKTFSRSSDLRVHNRVHTGEKPFTCSECGKRFTRSSDLLIHKRIHTGERPFTCSDCGKGFNKSSDLLSHQRVHTGERPFTCSDCGKGFTWSSELLVHQRVHTGERPFSCLVCGKGFTCSSKLKVHQRVHTGERPFSCSDCGKGFTCSSQLKVHQRVHTGERPFTCLECGKGFTQLFPLQRHQRIHTGERPFTCSVCGKGFTESPDLLAHQRIHTGERPFLCPDCGKRFTQSSHLQRHQRVHTGEKTFTCSDCGKGFTQSSDLQRHQRFHTGEKPFTCSDCGKGFTQLSDLRVHKRVHTGERPFSCSVCEKRFTKSHDLLAHQRIHTGERPFLCSDCGKRFTRSSHLQRHQQIHTEEKPFTCSYCGKGFTQSSKLLVHKSVHTGEKPFTCSDCGKGFTCSFNLKVHQRVHTGEKPYICSDCGKGFTWSSQLKVHQQVHTGQRPFTCSDIGKIFSQPSPSNVHP